A segment of the Necator americanus strain Aroian chromosome IV, whole genome shotgun sequence genome:
GCCACCTCAATCGACCGTCGGTGCATGCGTCGCACACGTGACAATGCATGGTCTTCACAAAGCCGAGCCCGGACCCAACAGAATTTTTAGATAAACACAATgtcaataaataagtaagcaaataaataaatagctgaTCGATGAATTCCTCCGGGGACAAAGTTTTGGTGGAAAAACGTCGTCCATTCAGCCCACCCGCCATAGCACACACATTTACCCTGCTGGAGAAATTACGTGAGATGCAGATCCTGAACCCGTATCCTATAGAATATTtataactatttatttttattatagaatatttatttttatgtttattttatatttacaatATTTCCCCCGTTGGATAAAACGCGCTCTAGCGGAAAAATATGCCCCAGTCGAATGCGAATGCTATCAGGGAAATATTTGCCCGCGGACGAACGCACAACGCATCGGAAGCACGTTTCTACTCGTTTCAGCACTGGCAACGTTCTCGCAACAAACGGGTAGGTCCCGCGACGAAGTGCCATTGCACCAAATTTGCGTCAATAAAATAACCATGCAGTTTTGGATACCACTTTTGTTgggaaaagaagtcgtctatgGTTTCATTTCCATCGTATTTATCTTTCCAGAGACAAATTTATCAGAAATGGGCTCTAGCTTCcaaattttgaggaaaccCTGATTCTTGTAAATCCATTCCCATCAGGTTTCCTCCCCCCTCCCtccactccaaaaaaaaaaagaaaacctggTTACGATTTTCTGCGACCGttatcagatttttttggaaatgcaCTTGATAAAAAGTATTCCTAGAGAATAAAGGCCAAAGgaacaaaatttctggaaactaCAAATAAACGGCCCACGCAATTGTTTACCGACGTAAATCGATGTATCTAGTCGgtgttcttatcctctcaGTCAGATCTGACATTAATGCATTGGCGCCGGAAAGATGAAAGCGTTGAGCGCCGAGCCATCGATggtgtcgaaccatcgatcgttcAAACTGAGTGCTGACCGTTTACCGTTGCGCTATAACCACccgcaaacaaaaaacaaagcaatgaTAGACGGAGTAACTGTACATATGTAACTGTATTTCCTCTATTACATTCCTCGTGCCTACCTCAGCAGATCCTTCgccaaagagaaaaagttgacTACGGAAGAAACACTTTCTACCGTATCATTTATCCGATACAAAGGAATAATAACTAGTTTAGAAGAACTATACGCGGTTACGTATGACATCTTTTCACTTAATGGTGACATTAATACAAAATAACGGCAACACGTTGCAGATTACTGTAAAAACACTTAATTTTACTCTCACAACAGCCAGTTGTCCTTGAGAATGACCACAACTTCGcccctttttttctccatcgctcatcgcaagaaaaaatgagagaaattaaccaaataataaatactataCATAATCTTCAGATAATAGGGAATTTAGTAGGTAATAAGagcaaaatattaatattagagTAAAATAATCTAGTaaaaattcaatcaataaCACAATTAATCGAGACAGAACTTTTTTAGAGATCAGAataggagaaatttttgatgacTTTGGGACGGGAACCCATAAAAATTTCTCGATTTAACATAATTTTCaggtcagaaaagaaaaccagaaaatcgTGAAAAACTCCCTTCctagacaaataaataaaagaactcCAGAACTGTAATCCAGGAACATCAAGGAGTCTTATTTTATTGACAACGATACAACTCTTTACGCCTATACTCCTAATGATGAAGTGAACGCGATAAAGTAAAGTACTGCGTGGAAAATAAATCAAGCGTCAAAACATCCTTTTGCATATGAACTAGTAATAAAAtcctgttttcattctttcatctCATTACTCGTGGATGGATGGATGTAAGGAGTTGTATCGTCGGACAAACTGGTTAGTCAAGTGCTCTTGCCACTGACCTACATGATCCCTAGGTTTGGAGAGCATAATTTACGTTTTCACTTAAAATACTTCTGAATAATTTTAGAATAAGAATAGTTtgtgataaaaaaatataagagtagaataataattttagaaTAATAAACGAATCTCTACTTGCTAGTGGAAAGGAACTAACGGAACAAAAATTCccataaaaatgaagtttaAATGGCTGAGCACTTGGAGGCAttaattcaaataatattttttttttgaaaaattgttcgaCTTCTTGAATATTCAACGCCTTCGGGTATCAAGGGTATCAAAAGGAAagcttttaaagaaaaatgatacGTTTTGCGAGGTCTCAGCTCGGAcacaaatcttaaaaaaatccactccagaaaattttggacCAATAAATCTCTTCAGAACCCTTCTTTTCTCATATTTACTTAATGTTTCatggaaaatacaaaaaaaaagttgaaacgtCGGGAAAGAGTGAAGCACAGAGATGAACTAATAAATAGTTTTTCGTTAACTTAGCATGTTCGGGCTTTTTCCAAAGGACACAATACAAACGTAATTAAAGTTACAATAAATGTAACACAAACGTAATTAACTACTAAGAAAATCAAATATGAACTcagagataaataaaaataaataaaagataaagaaaaaagaaagagaaaaaagataatgaataaaaagcaGAGCACTCAGAAGCAGTAATTCaagaataaatattaaataaaaaaataatagaaaaaattattcggATATTCTTAAAATCCGTTCGATTCTCCTAACATTCTTGAGTTTCTTTTCAGCAAACCGGCATTCCAAGGCAAGAGAAATCTTGAAGGAATGtacagaaatttctcaacCATGAAATTTCGTCTTTTTATtcagagatttttcaaaatacacaTTATCGATTTTTAATAAAACAGCAGACATATATGTCcttgaaataaatttccagtTGAATGAGCAGCAACGTGTGACATGATTCGAATTTTTCCCTGCTATAAATAGCTGGAACTATCGCAAACCGGATATTACATACAAAAGAGGTTTGAACGTAGCCTACGACGACGAATTGGATTAGAGAAGCTGTCAATAAATCCCgaaaaaagatcaataacgACCAATACGAAACACACAACAAACGAGGTCGCCGTTAGTCCCGCCGTCCATCATTAGATAGGAGGAAATGAGGATCGGAACAATACGAACGAGGCACGCAGCAGCGGttcgtggtggtggtggtggcggcggtggtggtggtggtgacgGAAGGTCGAAGAGAGTCGAACGGTGAGCGCGAACCGTGAGCGCTTGACTCTGCGCGGAAACCAGCGAGGTGGAAATGAATTCAACGAGTCGTTGAGACGTTGGGGAGATGGAGTCACACTGGTGGGGCGATGAGGTTAGTATGAGGGACAGCGTCCTAACATCAAACCCTCAAAAACTTAAAagtatgaaataaaagaaatataagaaataaaaatgaaagtaaaactTAAAGAATTTAAATTGAAACAGCTCAGGACCTTCCCGAATATTCGTTGTTGTTGACACAGatagtgtaaaaaaaatgactgctaaatagagtagaaaaataaataaataaacaaaacaagagattgttttttttaagctactttttttctgtttttccatCGAGCACCAGCAAAAACGTCTAATGGATGCATCAAAGAATTTCCGATAGCTAAGAATAACGtggaaaattatggaaaaaattaatttaaattaaattatcatcattatttgagaaataaatcaattaaattttaaaaagtaataaataataataaatagtaacaaataataaataatagatgcaaaagtaaaattattaattaatttaattaaattgaataaGTTAGTTGTGaaggaaggaaatgaaagtCAATTTTGAGgtagaaagaaatcaaaaccaaaagaaataaattatttctagacgtagcagttaggaataaatggaaagaaggattttttttcatagaaaccTAAATGAAGTGGTCCTGGATGTTCAGTGGAATTCAGCAGAGCAAAAACAGATGCCATCGCTGGATTGTCCTTAACACACCACTAATCCCAATCTACTAATGGGATTGCGTTCAGGCAGAGCAGAACGAGATCTTAGCAGCGATCAGAGATGGTCCGTACTTTCCCACACAACACTTATTCCATCTATAAGATCTTTTGCGTGGGTGGAAGGGAAGATTATCGCTCGGAAAAGTTCGCGAATAAGCAGTGAATCGCTCCGAGAGAAGGTGTCAGCATGCAGCGATAAGCGGTTGATAACGGGGGAAAAAGCGGACGGACGGTCGAACGATCGCGCCGTCCGTCGGGAAATCTGAAGAGGAGCAACGAGACGAGTCTGGTGGTGCTCTGTGTTTGCACACATGAGGACACCCACCCACACCATAGCGAGGGAGAGCGAGCGCACCACCGGCACATGCACCGACCGTGCACACCGGCGCCGCTGCTGTCCGCATGAGGACCAGGCCGCAATCATCCTTGACCTCACAAGTTCAATCGACGatcacacacgcacacacacaacacTGAGTCTTTCTTTGTTCAAGGAGACAACCACAACACAATTTTTTCCATGGGacgttcttgttttttctttttttcagggaatTTTTCGCTGGAAAACTCTTACAGTGGTTCGATGATGAGCAGCAGTGAATtctatttctgctttttttttcgctctgaCTCAGATaaagtgtgttttcttttttcgatacATTAGTGGCGTGGTGTGCAcagataaacaaacaaataaataagtaaataagtaaataaacaaataaataaactccAAGTACAACTGTGTACTTCAAGCAGCCCATTTAGAGCAAATTTAATTCAAAAGTTTTAGTTAATTTCTGTTTCATTCGAtggttttatttaaaatttcagcTGACGTCGGTTTATTTCCGTTCGTATGTCAAGgatattacttttttaaactttatttcGAACTAGAGCTGGATCAAAAAGCTCGTGGACGAAGAGAAACACGCACGACAACACAACACGTACGCGGAAAATGAGTAAACCGCGTCCTTCCCctatgatttttttgcagaactcATAACATTGTGGGATCGATGGCTTCAACAACCACGTACGTGGCTcacatgaaataaaacaacCACACACGTCCAGTAAAACAGCACTTCGGCATTTTTCCAGGAAGCGGTTCCTGGAAAAATGCTGAAGTAAAATCCCAAAATGTTTCCCTCAAGTTTTCATCATTGATCACAATAAGAATAAAtgctaaataaatataaacataaataatcaaTGAATAAATGCACCTATTACAGAACAATTTAACTGTAGATAAGCGAATTCAAATTAACTGAATCATTCGGAATTCATTCAGAATTCGACTGAACTCGAATCGAATATCGAATAATTCAAAGCGACGATAATTCGCGAGACTGGAAACGTTCAAAGCAATGGATTTGTATGCGAACATTGCGTGCTAGTTGTGTTTTGCATAATTAACAGAGAGAAGAATCGGATAAAGTGCCTTGGCGTCACGTTTTTGTGCTTATGTTAGTCAAATTTCACCTCATAAACTCCACAAAACTAATCAATAAGTGATCTTAGCATGATTCGAAAAacgatttttagaaaattatgagtgaaaaaagaaaaagcacttAAATATAGtggaaaaatgattttgtgGTTTTAGAGGATAgtttttggaggaaaaaaaagaggaagaaagtgaaaaataggaaagttaaagaaaaagaaaaagatcttaTGCAAGTGATTTTAGCAACAATtatttcacataaaaaaaaactaaacagcatttatagaaatgaaatgatttatACAAATTTATAGAAATGATGTCAAAATAGGAAAAAGCTTATAAGTTCCTACTAGTCCAGATTCAAAAAATGTGTATATCTGCTCGTTTAGAAATCTTAAAATTTCTCCCATTTCACCCACGTTTCCCATGTtcacagaaaaacaacaatttcccCAATTGTTCCCATTGTTCTGAGCAGCTTCGGGCTAACATCCGGAGCCGCTTTTCAATAACAAACCATGATTAGTCATGTTCTTATCGTTCTTCTGCTATTCGCCTTAAAATGTGTTTAAAATCGCAGAAAACGCTAACGTCAACTCAGATTAGCTGTAACGTGCTGGAATTGCATACTGTACAAATCTGCATCATTTTTACTTAGAGGTTTCACTGAGGGAGGCAACGCGGTCAGCGATGGTTCGGCTCGACGGCCCGAAACCGGTCAGGCCTTTCATATCGCCGGGTCAATAAGCTGGCGTCAAAGTTGTctgggaaaataaaaacattgtctggatattattttttttttatttttctgttggtCGGTTTCTGGCAAGCGATTTTAGACCACAAACATTCTCCTTAAACCTTTTTCCACGtagcgggtgtggcgcagtcggtaagaggttcctcTAAGACTGCACGATTGATGGTTCGCAGCCGTCCTAGTTCCAACTAAGCTTTTCATCGCTACGGGGCCGAAAAATTACTGGAATAGTTggctgggaggataagaacagaccccgaaagtcattgtatgggctagACACGGGTTTGTGAACCACAAACGTTccagaaatgaagtgaacgcgcTGCCGCATCCTAAAGGCTGTGTTCAACACGTTCTCGTTTGCctaattatatataataattgcttaaaagtcaaaaaagaataaagtcactggcgtatcaatccactcaggatgcgccaacgcgttttactggaattcgtaatcgttgaggttttggaacgcatattggcctatacaatgacttgcatgGGCCGGCCGATgatcgagtcagtgtttttatcctcccagacaagtctggtaccaatttatcgacgctgGACGGATCagaggcttggtttgcactagtgcggtttcgaaccctcgaccgtgtggctacagcggacctctaaccgactgcgctacacccgcccataatAATTGCTTAATTGCATATAATTATATCTCAGGGACGTGGATGAAGTCATGCGTTCAGCGTCACTTCGCTGCGAATCACATTTCCTCAACGTCACATCACTTGGAATGCATACGAAATGTTTTTTAAGGAAGCCAGATGAACGGAGAGGTTCGGCGTGCATGACGTCAAGAACATGTGTGGCGTTAATGGCAGAGCTTCGCATAAGAAACAGCAAGAAATCTGAGCCGCAAACAAAAATCTGATGTGGAAACGCTGGCGTCATTCGTTGAAATAAACGAATGAATGTTGTAAAACACAAAGAGCGAACACAATGAGAGAGTTATTCACATTCTCAAACGCACTCCGACGACGGATTAACCATGACGCGACGATCAATTCGTTGTTGTCAGGGGGACCAGAAGCGGCAGCAGTGCGTGCTGAAAAAGAAGGCACTCTGAGCTGTTCTCGCTCTTTAATCGGATTCCTTCGATTATCCAGAATGAACAGTCAGCTGTTCTGAATCTGTAGATACAAACAACTCTGGGATTCCCGTTGTATAACGATTGAATACGGTTGATCTACAGTATTTTGCTGTCGAGTTCAAGCAATGAGAAGAACGTAACGGCACGGTTCGTCACGTTCCACCAGCTAAGGggtttttcctgagaaaatgGCTTGTATGTAACTAGATTCACAAAGCTTAATCCTCCCTCATCAATTGTTAGCGAAGCCAACGAGGATGCGAATTCCCAGCTGGCCAGGCTCCAGGTGTACTGTAAAAAAACTACTGTAGTACTTTGGTGAGATCTCAGCGTCTTTTTCCATTCCACACAGAGCATTCGATCAGTTTTTCacattgaaattaaaattaccgTAATTAAATTGATTAAATTACCATTAAAAATTGATGCAGTTCATTAACTCCGCAACTGCCATCATCGCCAGCAGCATCCTACCATTTCATGGACTATAATCCTGGATCGCAtacagttacaaaaaaaagctggtCCAGACTAGCTATTGGAAACCAGAGGCGATCGCTTCTGAGATAATCATAggcttcgattttttctcctcgcACCCGCGATGCCATTTCAGGGCACTGAAGCGGTGGCGGGTGGTCTCACGGCCTGCCAGGACAATAAGCCTAACGGGTGCAGGGGGAGGTGGAGGGACGGCGGCCTCTCCCCCGTCCTCCAGAATAATTTCATCGAGGATTTCGTTTGCGTATCGGTACATAGGTGTTGTTGACAATCTTTCCGATAGAatttattcttgaaaaaaaaaagaaaaaataaaatacttcgTGAAGGGAAAGGGTTTCTTACCCTGTGGCGATGGGGCATTCTCAAATTCGGCTATTACCAAAATTAttgccattattattattattattattattattattattattattattattattattattatttactaaaaaataaaactaacaaaaaaagaagaaaaacagagaagaAGGCGAGAGAAGGAAGAATTGCAACGTCACGGATACGTCGCTCAATATACTTTacaattttatgatttttggtTTAAtcgacgaagaaaaaactataaatcTCATCCACAGTATCTTcaatacaataaatattatatagtaataatgtaaacaaaaattaaacaacaacacaacaatttTAGATGATTCTCCTGTGTTTTACacagaattaaaattttttctttgttttcttgcacTATTTCTTTACCGTTTCTGCTACTTCTGGGAATTCTCCAGTCAAACCTCACTTTCTACCGTACTGATTGTTAATTGCAGTTCGAAAGTGATTGGTGCCGCTTTTAGTGCGAACAGAGTAAATAATATTGtatttaagtaaataaataaatagagaagCCTACGGCCTTCTCTCACACTTCTATGGCGAGCTCAGAATCTAAACGCAAATTAGTTCGAATGCACacatttcagcaaagatgATACAGtcggtaatttttttatatttatattttattcaagaaaatcattgttgcaaaattccatcaaatgaaaatagatCCAATAAACCAATCTCCTATGTCAATGATGATGATGCCACGTAAAATTACTCGaaacttctgtttttatttatttatttattcaatccGGCTGCCAGAAAGGacaaatacataaaataaatacagtagatacacaaaggaaaaaaaaaacggaaaaaaggaTACAATGAGCAGAGATCAGCTTCGCTTCCGATTCCCG
Coding sequences within it:
- a CDS encoding hypothetical protein (NECATOR_CHRIV.G16655.T1), encoding MRIGTIRTRHAAAVRGGGGGGGGGGGDGRSKRVERERVSYPVAMGHSQIRLLPKLLPLLLLLLLLLLLLLLLLLLFTKK